A window of Stutzerimonas stutzeri genomic DNA:
CTCGGCATCCTTGCGCTCGAGGCCGGCGTGCTCGATTAGGGACAGGGCAACGTTCTCCTGCAGATTCAGCGAGGTGAACAGCGCGCCGCGCTGAAACAGTACACCGAAGCGTCGCTCCACCTGTGAGCGGCGCTCGGCCGGCAGTTCCAGCAGATTCTCGCCAAACACCGTCACGCTGCCGGCATTCGGCCGCCGCAGGCCGACAATACTGCGCAGCAGCACGGACTTGCCGGTTCCTGAGCCGCCTACCACCCCGAGAATCTCGCCGCGGCGGATGTCCAGGTCGAGGTTCTCGTGCACGGTCTGGCTGCCAAAGCGATTGACCAGTCCACGTACCTGGATCAGCGCGTCGTCGCCCTTCACCAGCCCATCTCCATGAAGAACAGCGCGGCGATGGCATCCAGCAGAATCACCATGAAAATCGCCTGGACCACGCTGGAGGTGGTGTGTTCGCCCACCGATTGCGCGCTGCCGGTGACCTTGAAGCCTTCCAGACAGCCGATCACTGCGATGACGAAGGCGAACACCGGCGCCTTGACCAGCCCGACCAGGAAGTGGCTGACGGCGATGTCGCGGGCCATGATGTTGAAGAACATGGTCGCCGAGATATCCAACGCCAGCACACACACCACCAGCCCGCCGGCAATGCCGCTGAGCATGCCGACGAAGGTCAGGATCGGCAGCGTGATCAGCATTGCCAGCACCCGCGGCAGCACCAACAGTTCGATCGGGCTCAGGCCGAGGGTGCGGATGGCGTCGATCTCCTCATTCGACTTCATCGAGCCGATCTGCGCGGCGAAAGCGCTGGCGCTGCGCCCGGCGAGCAGGATTGCCGCCAGGAGCACGCCGAACTCGCGCAGGAATGAAAAGCCCACCAGATTGACCGTATAGATGGTTGCGCCAAAGTCGGCGAGCACGGTGGCGCCGAGAAACGCCACCACCGCGCCGACCAGAAAAGTCAGCAGCGCGACGATTGGCACCGCATCCAGACCGGTCTGCTCGACATGCACGGCCAGCGACGTCAGCCGCCAACGCCGAGGCCGCGGCAGGGTTAGCAGCAGGGTCTGCAGGGTCAGGCCGATAAAGCCCAGCAGCATGCGCTGCTGCTTCCATACGGCGGCAACCGTGCGACCGATATGCGCCAGCACATCACCGAAGGCATAGCCACTTGGTGGCGGGGTGGCGTCCGGCTGACTCAGCGCAGCCGCGACGGTACGCAGCAGGGCAAGTCGTTCAGCTGGTAACTGCGGTGCCCATGCCTCGATGGCAGCGATCCGCTCGCGGCCGAGCAACTCCACCAGCAGGCCGGCACCCGCGGTATCCAGCCGGCTGAGCTGTTCCAGCCGGACCTCGCTGCGTTCGTCGATGCGCGTTTTGAATCGCTCGACCTCACGCCGCAGCGCGGCGTAATGCGCAAGTGTCCAGTCGCCGGCCACTAAAACCTGTGCCGGTGAAGCGCTCTGATCGAGCGTCAGCGAACCGGGGGACGAAGACGTGATGGCGCTCATCTGCTGCAAATCGGTGCCTATTTTGGGCGATAGAGTCCTGATTGATGCTAGCAGGGCTCTGCCTGGCAAGACAGGACCCGCTCGCCCGAGCATGGCTAACGACGACAAGCGCCGGTTATTGATCCATAGACCAGGTGCCGTCAGAGCGCGCCGTTACGCTCGAGTCGATAGCTGCTGATCGCCTCGTATACCGCCTTGCGTAGTCGATTGATGCCGCCGATGGGGCGATGCGCCGGCAATGCGTGCCAAGGATTGAAACTGAGGTTATCGCACGCCAGATTCTGCTCGGGGCTGTCGAAGTCCTGCGCCGGCAGGCGGATGTCGGCGACCGTCTCGAACGGCGCGATCGCCTCGTCCCATTCTATGCTGGTGTCCTCGATAGGCATGTAGTGCTCGGCATTCTGTCGCTGCACCTGCAGGGCGAAACAGGCGGGCGCGCGGTCGAGAGACAGCTGCTGGTAGAGCGCACTGCGCAGAAAGTTCGGCAGGTCGCGATTCTGTTCCGGCAACTGATAGGACGGGCAGTTTTCCGGTGTCGGGATAACCCGGTACTTGATGTTGTGCGGGCCGAACTTGTACGGCGCGACCGAGCTGTAGGTGGTCGCGACCGGGCTTTCG
This region includes:
- a CDS encoding MlaE family ABC transporter permease, whose protein sequence is MSAITSSSPGSLTLDQSASPAQVLVAGDWTLAHYAALRREVERFKTRIDERSEVRLEQLSRLDTAGAGLLVELLGRERIAAIEAWAPQLPAERLALLRTVAAALSQPDATPPPSGYAFGDVLAHIGRTVAAVWKQQRMLLGFIGLTLQTLLLTLPRPRRWRLTSLAVHVEQTGLDAVPIVALLTFLVGAVVAFLGATVLADFGATIYTVNLVGFSFLREFGVLLAAILLAGRSASAFAAQIGSMKSNEEIDAIRTLGLSPIELLVLPRVLAMLITLPILTFVGMLSGIAGGLVVCVLALDISATMFFNIMARDIAVSHFLVGLVKAPVFAFVIAVIGCLEGFKVTGSAQSVGEHTTSSVVQAIFMVILLDAIAALFFMEMGW